The following are from one region of the Gammaproteobacteria bacterium genome:
- a CDS encoding adenosylcobinamide-GDP ribazoletransferase — protein MLSSFWLALQLLTRIPVPAQPYPTPQDWGRSVLAYPLVGLLIGVLLVLMHWLLSDTDPGVQAALLLLVWTLITGGVHIMGLANSADAWAGGHGDRQRTLEIFKDPRSGPAAMMVVMLTLIMKFAALSVLVAESALEIILLAPVLGRSAIAALLLNTPYAKTDEVGAERAANVPKQAVGWTLLAVAAGTLFLVGWGGLILLFLLLVAGYVLRRMMIHRIGGLTSDIAGAICELTEAGVLMIVVLVWG, from the coding sequence ATGCTGAGTTCGTTCTGGCTGGCGTTGCAGTTACTGACCCGTATCCCGGTACCCGCGCAGCCCTATCCCACACCGCAGGACTGGGGGCGCTCGGTATTGGCCTATCCATTGGTGGGCTTGTTGATTGGTGTGCTGCTGGTGCTGATGCACTGGCTGCTTTCCGACACCGATCCAGGTGTGCAGGCGGCCCTGCTGCTGCTGGTGTGGACGTTGATTACCGGTGGTGTGCATATCATGGGGCTGGCGAACAGCGCCGACGCCTGGGCAGGCGGCCATGGCGACCGGCAGCGCACTCTGGAAATCTTCAAGGACCCGCGCAGCGGCCCGGCGGCAATGATGGTGGTGATGCTGACGCTGATCATGAAATTTGCCGCGTTGTCGGTGCTGGTGGCCGAATCGGCGCTGGAAATTATTTTATTGGCCCCTGTGCTGGGCCGCTCTGCAATTGCCGCGCTGCTGCTGAATACCCCCTACGCCAAGACGGATGAAGTCGGCGCGGAACGCGCAGCCAATGTGCCGAAGCAGGCGGTGGGCTGGACGCTGCTCGCGGTGGCTGCAGGCACGTTATTCCTGGTGGGATGGGGCGGGCTGATACTGCTGTTCTTGCTGCTGGTGGCCGGTTACGTATTGCGGCGCATGATGATTCACCGCATCGGCGGGCTGACCAGCGATATCGCCGGAGCGATATGCGAGTTGACGGAGGCCGGTGTGCTGATGATCGTGGTGCTGGTGTGGGGGTAA
- the queA gene encoding tRNA preQ1(34) S-adenosylmethionine ribosyltransferase-isomerase QueA — translation MQRRDFHYDLPEELIAQHPPEVRGASRLLCLNEARAPEDCRFEELPDLLRPGDLLVFNDTRVIPARLFGIKPTGGKVEVLVERVLDEHRILAQVRASKPPRVGGLLMLEGQVEVEMLGRQGDLFELRFNDPRPVFAILEKIGRMPLPPYITRAAEGGDSERYQTVYASRPGAVAAPTAGLHFTDPLLAQISAMGVQAAFVTLHVGAGTFQPMRSERVEDHHMHSEYVEVSATVCEQVRATRARGGRVIAVGTTAVRSLESASRSGSIQPFQSDTDIFIYPGYRFVSVDALITNFHLPESTLLMLVCAFGGYQRVMEAYRHAIEQRYRFFSYGDAMFVTPMAVS, via the coding sequence ATGCAACGCCGCGACTTTCATTACGATCTTCCTGAAGAACTCATCGCCCAGCATCCGCCGGAGGTGCGCGGCGCCAGCCGTTTGCTGTGTCTGAACGAGGCGAGGGCGCCCGAAGACTGCCGCTTCGAGGAATTGCCGGATCTGCTGAGGCCGGGCGATCTGTTGGTGTTTAACGATACACGGGTGATTCCCGCGCGGCTGTTCGGGATCAAGCCCACTGGCGGCAAGGTGGAGGTGCTGGTGGAGCGGGTGCTGGACGAGCATCGTATCCTGGCGCAGGTGCGGGCCAGCAAGCCGCCACGTGTCGGTGGGTTGCTGATGCTGGAGGGGCAGGTTGAGGTGGAGATGCTGGGCAGACAGGGCGATCTTTTTGAGCTCCGTTTTAATGATCCGCGCCCAGTGTTTGCCATTCTTGAAAAGATTGGCCGCATGCCGTTGCCGCCCTATATAACGCGGGCCGCCGAGGGAGGTGACAGTGAGCGTTATCAGACCGTCTATGCCAGTCGCCCCGGTGCTGTGGCGGCACCCACCGCCGGATTGCACTTCACAGACCCCTTGTTGGCGCAGATCAGCGCCATGGGAGTGCAAGCAGCTTTTGTTACGCTTCATGTCGGTGCGGGCACTTTCCAGCCGATGCGCAGCGAGCGGGTCGAAGATCATCACATGCACTCCGAATATGTGGAAGTGAGCGCTACGGTGTGCGAGCAGGTGCGTGCCACGCGTGCGCGGGGAGGGCGTGTGATTGCTGTAGGTACCACGGCGGTGCGTAGCCTGGAGAGCGCCTCGCGTAGCGGCAGCATCCAGCCTTTTCAGAGCGATACGGACATATTTATTTATCCCGGTTACCGTTTTGTCAGTGTGGACGCACTCATCACCAATTTCCACCTGCCGGAATCCACGCTATTGATGCTGGTGTGCGCCTTTGGCGGCTATCAGCGTGTCATGGAGGCCTATCGCCATGCGATAGAGCAGCGCTACCGCTTTTTTAGCTATGGTGATGCTATGTTTGTCACGCCGATGGCCGTAAGCTAA
- a CDS encoding FAD-binding oxidoreductase: protein MPRIFFEKQSYTCQDNESVLDCLTGHGVPIPSSCRSGICQTCLMRAVEGEVPLAAQQGLKETLRVQNYFLACACKPTNDLKVALPDTEIGARTKVTVLAKEVLGGNITRLRLGCTLPLDYHPGQFVQLHRDDGLVRSYSIASLPQLEEPLELHIRHLPDGRMSGWVHDILKTGDTLEISGPTGQGFYLPGQPDQGLLLIGTGSGLAPLWGIARDALAQGHTGPIHLYHGSRDASGLYLIDELRELVEQYPNLNYTPCLSGPNIPKGFTAGRAEQVAFSHLPKLTGWRVFLCGHPTMVAATKKKAFLTGASMKDIYADPFMIAADRVKPAA from the coding sequence ATGCCACGAATCTTCTTTGAAAAACAAAGCTACACATGTCAGGACAATGAATCCGTTCTGGATTGCCTGACAGGCCATGGCGTGCCTATTCCATCCTCCTGCCGTAGCGGTATCTGCCAAACCTGCCTGATGCGTGCCGTTGAAGGTGAGGTACCGCTGGCCGCGCAGCAGGGGCTGAAAGAAACCCTGCGGGTACAGAATTACTTTCTGGCCTGTGCATGCAAACCCACGAATGATCTCAAGGTCGCCCTGCCTGATACAGAAATCGGCGCCAGAACCAAGGTAACGGTTTTGGCAAAAGAAGTGCTGGGCGGCAATATCACTCGCTTGAGACTGGGATGCACCCTCCCCCTCGATTACCATCCCGGACAGTTTGTGCAGTTGCATCGCGATGACGGCCTGGTACGCAGCTATTCCATTGCGAGCCTGCCTCAACTTGAGGAACCCCTGGAACTGCATATCCGCCACCTGCCGGACGGACGCATGAGCGGCTGGGTGCATGACATCCTAAAAACAGGGGATACGCTGGAAATATCCGGACCAACGGGACAAGGGTTTTACTTGCCGGGCCAGCCAGATCAAGGGCTGCTATTGATCGGCACGGGATCGGGGCTTGCTCCCTTGTGGGGCATTGCGCGCGACGCCCTGGCACAGGGCCACACCGGCCCGATCCACCTGTATCACGGCAGCCGCGATGCGTCCGGCTTGTATCTGATCGACGAACTTCGGGAGCTGGTAGAGCAATATCCCAACCTGAATTACACCCCCTGTCTATCCGGCCCGAACATACCGAAAGGATTTACCGCCGGGCGCGCTGAACAAGTGGCCTTTTCGCACCTGCCCAAGTTAACCGGCTGGCGCGTCTTTCTCTGCGGTCATCCCACCATGGTGGCCGCCACCAAGAAAAAAGCCTTTCTTACCGGTGCATCGATGAAGGATATTTACGCCGATCCTTTTATGATCGCGGCTGATCGCGTCAAGCCTGCTGCCTGA
- a CDS encoding glutathione peroxidase, whose product MLKKLLLVTLFGFFIGNAHAADTCSPALNFEKIPLGGKVPVNLCREYQGKVLLMVNTASFCGFTKQYKSLESLYQRYRDQGFYVLGFPSNDFGQQEPGDDKAIKDFCDATYKVKFPMFKKTKVAQHHADPLYQELARQRNGSYPQWNFHKYLIDREGKVIADFESSMTPDDPRLLGALEKAISQKL is encoded by the coding sequence ATGTTGAAGAAACTACTTCTTGTCACGCTGTTTGGCTTTTTCATTGGCAATGCCCACGCTGCCGATACCTGTTCACCCGCGTTAAACTTCGAAAAAATCCCGCTCGGCGGAAAAGTGCCCGTCAATCTTTGCCGGGAATATCAGGGCAAGGTTTTGCTCATGGTCAATACCGCCAGCTTCTGTGGTTTTACCAAGCAGTACAAGAGCCTGGAGTCACTGTACCAGCGCTACAGGGATCAAGGATTTTACGTGCTGGGCTTCCCCTCCAACGACTTCGGCCAGCAGGAGCCAGGTGATGACAAGGCCATCAAGGACTTCTGCGACGCGACGTATAAAGTCAAATTCCCCATGTTCAAAAAGACCAAAGTCGCGCAGCACCACGCCGACCCGCTCTACCAGGAGCTCGCGCGCCAGCGCAACGGCAGCTATCCCCAATGGAATTTTCACAAATACCTGATTGACCGGGAGGGCAAGGTGATCGCCGATTTCGAGAGCTCTATGACACCTGATGATCCCCGCCTGCTGGGCGCGCTGGAGAAAGCGATTTCGCAAAAGCTGTGA
- the glgP gene encoding alpha-glucan family phosphorylase translates to MPGTRYTLEVQPRIPARLNGLTELANDLLYSWDRQVRSLFAHLDYDLWESSGHSPKVFLRRVSQQQLDEAAQDRIFMESYHRAMSAYNSYHREHTSSDTEQLLDHKTDLVAYFCAEFGFHESLPIYSGGLGILAGDHCKAASDLNIPFIAVGLLYRQGYFTQTIDGYGNQIAHYTPTNFADLPIIPACDKNGAEIHVHVDLPGRRVMLKVWQAKAGHITLYLLDCDLPDNSEQDRTITYQLYGGNIETRIQQEIVLGIGGVRALRALGRRPTVWHINEGHSAFQILERCRERAQRGWDFDSALECIAAGTVFTTHTPVPAGHDIFDHSLISGYFADYIKQLGLNLDDFLQLGSSPGSQGGFNMTALALRGSRLHNGVSRIHGGEASHMEGYIWPQVPHEENPISYVTNGVHVPTFLAREWVNLFDMRLGGEWRRELRNENYWRCVDEIPNHSYWSLRQSLKSKLLENALRRATLQHRRNGCSVTQIERLTRYLAPDNIDTLVLGFARRFATYKRAALLFNDPERLARLLSDPKRPVILIFAGKAHPRDLPGQQLIQTIHNFSRRPEFEGRILMLEGYDLALARKLVTGVDVWLNTPEYPLEASGTSGQKAGINGVVNLSVLDGWWGEGYNGENGWAISPHGPQYDALQRDGEEGQELLDLLEHEVIPLYYDRNGHGYSEGWVKKSKASMKSLMPHFNSQRMVMDYVTRYYATANRQCKVLSEQDGAPARELAQWKKKIAHGWHNVQIRRIDDAPQEIKAGNTLPIRVTANLNNLLPEDVVVECLVGTTSEGGEFVINSRQQLAATGSNTTGETLFKLDFSPTLSGLQHYKLRIYPYHKLLSHPFETGCMIWL, encoded by the coding sequence ATGCCCGGCACACGCTATACACTAGAAGTCCAACCCCGCATTCCCGCACGCCTGAATGGGCTGACGGAGCTTGCCAACGACCTGCTTTACAGCTGGGACCGCCAGGTACGATCACTTTTTGCCCATCTGGACTATGACCTATGGGAAAGCAGCGGTCACAGCCCCAAGGTGTTTCTGCGCCGCGTCTCGCAGCAACAGCTTGACGAGGCGGCGCAGGACCGCATCTTCATGGAGAGCTACCACCGGGCGATGTCCGCCTACAACAGCTACCACCGGGAACATACCAGCTCAGACACCGAGCAGTTGCTCGACCACAAAACTGACTTGGTGGCCTATTTTTGCGCCGAGTTCGGTTTTCACGAAAGCCTGCCCATTTACTCCGGCGGCCTTGGCATCCTGGCAGGGGATCATTGCAAGGCAGCCAGCGACCTGAATATCCCTTTCATCGCAGTGGGCCTGTTGTACCGGCAGGGATATTTCACTCAGACCATCGACGGGTACGGTAACCAGATCGCCCATTACACGCCCACCAACTTCGCCGACCTGCCGATCATCCCTGCCTGCGATAAAAACGGCGCGGAAATCCATGTGCATGTGGACTTGCCGGGACGGCGCGTCATGCTCAAGGTATGGCAGGCAAAGGCCGGGCACATCACGCTGTATCTGCTGGATTGCGACTTGCCGGATAACTCCGAACAGGACCGCACCATCACCTACCAGCTCTATGGCGGCAATATCGAAACGCGCATTCAGCAGGAAATCGTGCTTGGCATCGGCGGGGTGCGCGCATTGCGCGCCCTAGGACGCCGCCCCACGGTGTGGCACATCAACGAAGGACACTCCGCCTTCCAGATCCTGGAACGCTGCCGCGAACGCGCCCAGCGGGGATGGGATTTCGATAGCGCCCTGGAGTGCATCGCCGCAGGCACCGTGTTCACCACCCACACCCCCGTCCCGGCAGGCCATGACATCTTTGATCATAGCCTGATCAGCGGTTATTTTGCTGATTACATCAAGCAACTGGGGCTCAACCTCGACGACTTCCTGCAACTCGGCTCCAGCCCCGGCAGCCAGGGTGGCTTCAATATGACCGCCTTGGCCCTGCGCGGCTCACGCCTGCACAATGGCGTCAGCCGCATTCACGGCGGCGAGGCGTCGCACATGGAGGGTTACATCTGGCCACAGGTGCCGCACGAGGAGAACCCCATCAGCTACGTTACCAACGGCGTGCATGTCCCCACCTTTTTGGCGCGTGAATGGGTAAACCTGTTCGACATGCGTCTCGGCGGCGAATGGCGCCGGGAGCTGCGCAACGAGAATTATTGGCGGTGCGTTGACGAGATACCCAACCACAGCTATTGGAGCCTGCGCCAGTCTCTTAAATCCAAGCTCCTGGAAAACGCACTGCGCCGCGCCACGCTGCAACACCGCCGCAACGGTTGCAGCGTCACGCAAATCGAACGCCTCACGCGCTATCTCGCGCCTGACAACATCGACACCCTGGTGCTCGGCTTCGCACGCCGCTTCGCCACCTACAAACGCGCCGCACTGCTGTTTAACGATCCCGAGCGCTTGGCACGCCTGTTGAGCGACCCCAAGCGTCCCGTTATCCTGATCTTTGCCGGCAAGGCCCACCCGCGCGATCTGCCCGGCCAGCAACTGATCCAGACCATTCACAACTTCTCACGCCGCCCGGAATTCGAGGGCCGCATCCTGATGCTGGAAGGTTATGACCTGGCGCTGGCACGCAAACTGGTGACCGGTGTGGATGTCTGGCTCAATACACCCGAGTATCCCCTGGAAGCCAGCGGCACCTCCGGTCAAAAAGCGGGCATCAACGGCGTCGTCAACCTCAGCGTGCTGGATGGCTGGTGGGGGGAAGGCTACAACGGTGAAAACGGGTGGGCCATCAGTCCGCATGGGCCCCAATACGATGCCCTCCAGCGCGACGGGGAAGAAGGCCAGGAATTGCTTGATCTTCTGGAGCACGAGGTCATCCCCCTCTACTACGACCGCAACGGCCACGGCTATTCGGAAGGATGGGTGAAAAAGTCCAAGGCATCCATGAAGTCACTCATGCCGCACTTCAACTCGCAACGCATGGTCATGGACTACGTCACCCGCTACTATGCGACCGCCAACCGCCAGTGCAAGGTTCTCTCCGAACAGGATGGCGCCCCGGCGCGCGAGCTTGCCCAGTGGAAGAAAAAAATCGCTCACGGCTGGCACAACGTTCAAATACGCCGCATCGACGACGCGCCCCAGGAGATAAAAGCCGGCAACACCTTGCCCATCCGTGTCACCGCCAACTTGAATAATCTGCTGCCAGAGGACGTGGTTGTGGAATGCCTCGTAGGCACCACCTCCGAGGGCGGCGAGTTTGTTATTAACTCCCGCCAGCAGTTAGCGGCAACAGGGTCCAATACTACCGGCGAGACCCTCTTCAAACTCGACTTCTCGCCAACCCTTTCGGGGCTCCAGCATTACAAGCTGCGCATTTACCCTTACCACAAACTGCTCAGCCACCCATTTGAAACGGGTTGTATGATCTGGCTGTAA
- a CDS encoding histidine phosphatase family protein, giving the protein MTIIDLIRHGEPVGGSKYRGQIDDPLSEKGWAQMRAAVADHRPWDVIVSSTLSRCADFARELAARHALPLEFDQRLIEIGFGEWEGLTAAEVTAQNPLLLKQFWADPLNTSPPGAEPLTAFRDRVIPAWEDLLTRHAGKHVLIVGHAGVIRMIVHRVLDMPLERMFRLQVPNAGITRIRMDESEGQILPSLLFHAGAL; this is encoded by the coding sequence TTGACGATAATAGATTTAATTCGCCATGGCGAGCCGGTGGGGGGTAGTAAATACCGCGGCCAGATTGATGACCCCCTGAGCGAAAAGGGCTGGGCGCAAATGCGCGCGGCCGTGGCCGACCATCGCCCGTGGGACGTGATCGTCAGTTCCACGCTGTCGCGCTGCGCCGATTTTGCCCGCGAACTGGCGGCGCGCCACGCATTGCCCCTGGAGTTTGATCAACGCCTAATTGAAATCGGCTTCGGCGAATGGGAAGGGCTTACCGCCGCTGAAGTCACCGCGCAAAATCCTCTATTGCTGAAGCAGTTCTGGGCCGATCCGCTTAATACCAGTCCTCCAGGTGCGGAGCCCCTCACCGCATTTCGTGACCGCGTGATTCCCGCTTGGGAGGATCTGTTGACGCGCCATGCCGGAAAGCATGTTCTGATCGTCGGCCATGCCGGCGTCATCCGCATGATCGTGCACCGCGTGCTGGACATGCCGCTGGAGCGCATGTTCCGCCTGCAGGTGCCGAACGCCGGCATCACGCGCATCCGCATGGATGAGAGTGAGGGGCAAATTTTGCCGTCTTTGCTATTTCACGCGGGGGCACTGTAA
- a CDS encoding DNA polymerase III subunit delta': protein MNELLPWHKAQWQTLTRRLRDNVLPHALLLNGPPGVGKNHFAGLFAQSALCENTPADGLPCGTCRGCLLNQAGSHPDYKRVSPLEDKKIIGVDQVREIGEYFSLKSHYAGYKVVIISPASAMNTQAANSLLKTLEEPPARALLILVTDSAALLPATIRSRCQRIDFTKPPQDLARDWLTTRIEPPHDASVLLALADGAPLAALELASGDKIGQRMAMFADFEILSRGQASPVAIAGAWLKFELKETLYWIRGWITDMIRIKSAIHPPALANRDIQQRLQVLASMLDLKTLHRQLDRISEAARLASGQINGQMLLEDILIAWTACLSRQARKKDG, encoded by the coding sequence ATGAATGAATTACTTCCCTGGCATAAAGCCCAATGGCAAACGCTGACCCGGCGCCTGCGCGACAATGTCCTGCCACACGCCCTGCTACTGAACGGCCCCCCCGGCGTTGGCAAAAATCACTTTGCCGGCCTCTTTGCCCAGTCAGCACTGTGCGAAAACACGCCAGCGGACGGCCTTCCTTGTGGGACATGCCGCGGTTGCCTGCTCAATCAGGCGGGCTCGCATCCTGATTACAAACGGGTAAGCCCGCTGGAAGACAAGAAGATCATTGGCGTTGATCAGGTGCGCGAGATCGGCGAGTATTTTTCCTTGAAATCACATTATGCGGGTTACAAGGTGGTCATCATTTCCCCCGCTTCCGCCATGAACACGCAAGCCGCCAACAGCCTGCTCAAAACCCTGGAAGAACCCCCGGCCCGTGCGCTACTGATATTGGTCACTGACAGCGCCGCGCTTTTGCCCGCAACCATCCGCAGCCGCTGCCAGCGGATCGACTTCACTAAACCGCCGCAGGATCTCGCCCGCGACTGGCTCACCACCCGGATTGAACCGCCTCATGATGCCTCGGTGTTGCTGGCACTCGCCGACGGCGCGCCACTTGCCGCCTTGGAACTCGCCAGTGGTGATAAGATAGGCCAGCGCATGGCGATGTTCGCGGATTTTGAGATACTCTCCCGGGGACAAGCCTCGCCGGTTGCAATTGCCGGGGCATGGCTGAAGTTTGAGCTGAAAGAGACGCTATATTGGATACGCGGCTGGATAACCGACATGATCCGCATCAAATCGGCTATCCACCCCCCTGCCCTGGCCAATCGGGACATACAACAGCGTTTGCAAGTCCTGGCGTCGATGCTAGACTTAAAGACTCTCCATCGCCAGCTTGACCGTATCAGCGAAGCGGCGCGGCTGGCAAGCGGGCAGATCAACGGACAGATGTTGCTGGAAGACATATTGATTGCCTGGACGGCATGCCTTTCCAGGCAGGCACGGAAAAAAGATGGTTAA
- the ampD gene encoding 1,6-anhydro-N-acetylmuramyl-L-alanine amidase AmpD, whose translation MKVDVASGCLEGARQVASPNHDERPPDTVIDLLVIHGISLPPGDFGGPWIDALFTNTLDPHAHPYFQEIAGLRVSTHVLIRRDGEIIQYVSLQQRAWHAGQSCFDGRNRCNDFSIGIELEGCDDQPYEDAQYLALAEVVREMMAAYPAITPDRIVGHSDIAPGRKTDPGPAFEWDRLRMLLGQAIGTEPDHDTA comes from the coding sequence ATGAAAGTGGATGTGGCTAGCGGCTGCCTGGAAGGCGCGCGCCAGGTGGCGTCGCCTAACCATGACGAGCGCCCGCCAGACACAGTGATCGACCTGCTGGTGATTCATGGCATCAGCCTGCCGCCCGGCGACTTTGGCGGCCCGTGGATTGATGCGCTATTTACCAACACCCTCGATCCGCACGCGCACCCCTATTTCCAGGAAATCGCCGGGCTGCGCGTGTCGACGCATGTGCTGATCCGCCGCGATGGTGAGATAATCCAGTATGTGTCATTACAGCAGCGTGCCTGGCACGCAGGGCAGTCGTGTTTCGATGGCCGCAATCGCTGCAATGATTTTTCCATCGGCATCGAGCTGGAGGGGTGTGATGACCAGCCTTACGAGGATGCACAGTATCTCGCCCTTGCGGAAGTTGTGCGCGAGATGATGGCGGCCTATCCCGCCATCACGCCTGATCGCATTGTGGGCCACAGCGATATCGCGCCGGGACGCAAGACGGACCCCGGCCCTGCCTTCGAGTGGGATAGATTGCGCATGCTATTGGGACAGGCAATAGGGACGGAGCCGGATCATGATACTGCTTGA
- the ampE gene encoding regulatory signaling modulator protein AmpE encodes MILLEIFVGLALDRVWGKIAVWRSFGWFRRFAGWVETRLGGGAGWKGAAGVLLTILPVAFGVAAVHYMLGEMLGVLAFVFSVAVLLLCLGPGDLDSETREFIHAYRAGDKEAARRYAVALIGTAGAPVDSKQLVYAVIEAILVQACERIFGVLFWFIVLGPMGAVLYRLSSLLKNLAASQQPQETSGYADASSALCGILGWLPARLTALSYAMAGSFADAMYKWREEGRGKRADWMNGCEGVLVASGLGALRMDGDDLRVRTDEHLADTLQVKAAMALVWRTVALWLVVIAFITVTGWVI; translated from the coding sequence ATGATACTGCTTGAGATTTTTGTCGGCCTGGCGTTGGATCGTGTTTGGGGGAAAATCGCGGTATGGCGGAGCTTCGGCTGGTTTAGGCGTTTTGCCGGATGGGTAGAGACGCGGCTGGGTGGAGGCGCTGGCTGGAAAGGCGCGGCAGGCGTGCTGCTCACAATTCTCCCTGTGGCGTTTGGCGTGGCTGCGGTGCATTACATGCTTGGCGAGATGTTGGGCGTGCTGGCATTCGTCTTTTCAGTTGCAGTCCTGCTTCTTTGTTTAGGTCCAGGGGATCTGGATAGCGAGACCCGCGAATTTATTCATGCGTACAGAGCGGGCGACAAGGAAGCTGCGCGTCGCTACGCGGTTGCACTGATAGGCACCGCCGGTGCGCCGGTCGATTCGAAACAACTGGTTTATGCCGTTATCGAAGCCATTCTGGTTCAGGCCTGCGAACGTATTTTTGGGGTGCTGTTCTGGTTTATCGTGCTTGGCCCGATGGGCGCGGTCCTTTACAGGCTGTCATCCCTTCTGAAAAATCTGGCGGCGAGCCAGCAACCGCAGGAAACCAGCGGCTATGCTGACGCAAGCTCAGCGTTGTGTGGCATACTTGGCTGGCTTCCTGCGCGGTTAACGGCGTTGAGTTATGCCATGGCCGGCAGCTTTGCCGATGCTATGTATAAATGGCGGGAGGAAGGGCGTGGCAAGCGCGCCGACTGGATGAATGGATGCGAGGGCGTACTGGTGGCGAGTGGTCTTGGCGCCCTGCGCATGGATGGCGATGATCTGCGCGTACGCACGGATGAACACCTCGCCGATACCCTGCAAGTAAAAGCGGCCATGGCGCTGGTGTGGCGCACGGTGGCGTTGTGGCTGGTAGTGATTGCTTTCATTACCGTGACTGGGTGGGTAATCTGA
- the tmk gene encoding dTMP kinase: protein MKGRFITIEGIEGVGKTTNLEFIRHTLEAVGKPVVVTREPGGTPLGEEIRSLVLGHRDDGMTSDTELLLMFAARAEHLARVIRPALEAGQWVLSDRFTDATYAYQGGGRGILKGRISVLEQWVQGDLQPDLTLLLDLPVALGLTRAGRRSAPDRFESEQTAFFERVRQAYLALATQHSERYRVIDASQPLDVVQHTIKHALSDFLAAS from the coding sequence ATGAAAGGCCGCTTCATCACCATCGAAGGCATCGAAGGCGTCGGCAAGACCACTAACCTGGAATTCATCCGCCACACGCTTGAGGCGGTGGGTAAGCCGGTTGTGGTGACCCGCGAACCCGGCGGCACGCCGCTTGGGGAAGAAATTCGCAGCCTGGTGTTGGGCCATCGTGACGACGGCATGACCAGCGATACCGAACTGCTGCTGATGTTCGCGGCACGTGCCGAGCATCTGGCACGCGTGATTCGCCCGGCGCTTGAAGCCGGTCAGTGGGTATTAAGCGACCGCTTCACCGATGCCACCTATGCCTACCAGGGCGGCGGGCGCGGCATCCTCAAAGGACGCATTTCGGTACTGGAGCAGTGGGTGCAAGGTGATTTGCAGCCCGACCTGACGCTATTATTAGACCTGCCCGTGGCGCTAGGCCTGACACGGGCAGGGCGGCGTAGCGCGCCGGATCGTTTCGAGTCGGAACAGACAGCCTTTTTTGAGCGGGTGCGGCAGGCCTATCTGGCGTTGGCGACGCAGCATTCTGAGCGCTACAGGGTGATAGACGCCTCCCAACCGCTGGATGTGGTTCAACACACCATAAAGCACGCCCTATCGGATTTTCTCGCCGCATCATGA
- a CDS encoding group 1 truncated hemoglobin, translating to MNTSLFEKLGGDAAVDAAVDIFYRKVLNDDRISSFFEGVDMDKQAAKQKAFLTMAFGGPHNYTGKDMRAAHAPLVERGLNDSHFDAVAEHLQATLKELNVPAELIAEVMAIAGSTRNDVLCR from the coding sequence ATGAATACAAGTCTGTTTGAGAAACTGGGCGGTGATGCAGCGGTAGATGCAGCGGTAGATATTTTCTATCGCAAAGTCTTGAATGATGACCGTATCAGTTCTTTCTTTGAAGGGGTCGACATGGACAAGCAGGCCGCCAAGCAAAAAGCCTTCCTGACCATGGCCTTCGGCGGCCCACATAACTATACCGGCAAAGACATGCGCGCAGCTCACGCCCCCCTGGTGGAACGAGGCCTTAATGACAGCCATTTCGATGCGGTAGCTGAACATCTTCAAGCCACACTTAAAGAGCTTAACGTGCCTGCTGAATTGATTGCCGAGGTTATGGCGATTGCGGGCAGCACCCGCAACGATGTGTTGTGCCGCTGA